One window of the Ornithodoros turicata isolate Travis unplaced genomic scaffold, ASM3712646v1 Chromosome22, whole genome shotgun sequence genome contains the following:
- the LOC135373229 gene encoding uncharacterized protein LOC135373229, with amino-acid sequence MIKKGSLPGHSYDNYKVDMKGIFPTYEKVRENLAVSEYTSDFSGAKELPPKRIRRARTFDSDEDDAFPAVPDSFAKSGYSGKSPSSCQSRRSSTGSNQRSCSPTPSYSKEIPCASSQDARRPGSALTGSCLDTTTRFQESYTQPATESQPILPSLLDTTIFNEPGM; translated from the exons ATGATCAAAAAGGGATCTCTCCCAGGCCACAGCTACGACAACTACAAAGTGGACATGAAAGGAATATTCC CAACCTACGAAAAAGTGCGAGAGAATCTGGCAGTCTCTGAGTACACTTCTGACTTCAGCGGTGCAAAGGAGTTACCACCTAAGAGAATACGACGTGCTCGCACATTTGACAGTGACGAAGATGACGCATTCCCTGCTGTACCTGACAGCTTCGCAAAAT CTGGTTATTCTGGGAAATCTCCATCCTCATGCCAGTCCAGGAGGAGTAGCACAG GTTCCAACCAGCGTAGCTGCTCTCCCACACCGTCTTACAGTAAAGAGATACCTTGTGCCTCTTCACAAGATGCACGTCGCCCTGGGTCTGCTTTAACTGGTTCTTGCCTCGACACCACTACGCGATTCCAGGAATCGTACACCCAACCTGCCACGGAGAGCC AGCCAATTCTACCAAGCTTGCTGGACACCACTATTTTCAACGAGCCAGGTATGTAA
- the LOC135373230 gene encoding uncharacterized protein K02A2.6-like, producing the protein MENASGSSRVEEPSYTPTSTAPVAPVMTSLLPPPKPLDISGDMWQAWKTWRAEYDLFAVATHLTQQPSKVQAATFLVCIGDVGRRIFDTFVFENEADKQNVEVVRTKFEAYMKPTVNLTYHEFVFGKRDQKEGERFDDWLTELRTLARNCEFGEFEQRMLKSRIILGVKDQQLQRKLISDNPSFTKVLECCRTQEMSKERFMEIRKEKVPDGAEVNGLATCTSCGNCGYKEHRSGNCPALGKQCSKCGLRNHFAKVCRGPPWRTRKPQKRNPRKGKKLNEVRVETSQSESDEDYLLCHVSVGSVQADDRWTTEISIEQDKLRCKMDTGANCSVIPLRLVKMITTKHVMKSRAALKTFFGFSKRAVGKVVLEVSTPRKRVLEDFFVVDEDVQTTLSGSLCERLGLLNRVGSLGAQTQNNAAQFDPAKMFEDVFIGLGKLRGVRYRMKLRPGSQGIVRPARKVPLALRDKVKAELQRMEADGVIERVNEPTDWSSYMVVVSKPGKLRICMDPVDLNKALRREHYPMKTLEEVASKLAGAKIFSTLDASSGFWQIPLDEDSSRICTMSTPYGRYRFTRMPFGICTAPEVFQKAMNDVLEGLPHVQVVMDDILVWGTDKEDHDQNLQRLLQRCREVNLKLNLKKCQFSRTEVKYLGHILTTEGLKVDPNRVEDISAIAPPKNVHELRTFLGMITYVSSFIPRLSHHTSELRELLKKGNAWVWTEVHQTAFEHLKEALTKTPVLAYYQPGKQITLSVDASQYGMGAVVMQEGKPLAYSSRSFTGAQEKYAQIEKEMLAIVHGCKKFHHYIFGQHTVVVETDHKPLQAIFAKSLHECPQRLQRMRLCLQAYSLDVRYRPGKEQLLPDGLSRFPTTEVMDETDEMLQVNTLQELPIAERRLQLIREATKTDEQLQLLSKYANSGWPVHRGQVPSRAVEFWPHREDIHMEDGIVLRSDRVVIPFSMRKSVLKHLHAAHVGKEKMKRRARCTVFWPKLNDAIDKVCDNCAECQANKPRNKKMPMLSHEIPRLPWERVGLDLFAHGHKMYIVMVDFYSFYFEVQELQTANARQINNFCMKVFATHGLPVTLVSDNGPPFSSYEFKQFLEHLQIRHITASPYHPRSNGMAERAVQEAKKLLRRTSTAEEFYYALLEWRNSPRDSVLKSPVQRLMSRQTRTLVPCATEHYKPVVVPPDTVRERLSEIRQQQKKFYDRGTRPLPEVEKGSRVTIYDTNKKTWSPAIVVGHATSPRSYDVSTQDGVTRTRTREHLRMQAPMDHVEAEDSSAGEVPAPPRRTTRAKKQPKRYPD; encoded by the coding sequence ATGGAGAACGCATCAGGTTCATCGCGGGTTGAAGAACCGAGCTACACTCCTACGTCCACCGCGCCGGTGGCTCCTGTCATGACGAGTCTACTTCCACCGCCCAAGCCGTTGGATATTTCCGGTGACATGTGGCAAGCATGGAAGACTTGGAGAGCAGAGTATGATCTCTTCGCCGTTGCAACCCACCTCACCCAACAACCTAGCAAGGTACAGGCAGCAACATTTTTGGTATGCATCGGTGACGTAGGGCGGCGGATCTTTGATACGTTCGTATTCGAAAATGAGGCCGACAAGCAGAACGTTGAGGTCGTTCGAACGAAGTTTGAGGCCTACATGAAGCCAACAGTCAACCTGACCTACCATGAATTTGTCTTTGGAAAACGGGACCAGAAGGAAGGCGAGAGGTTCGACGACTGGCTCACAGAACTCAGGACGCTGGCTCGGAACTGTGAGTTCGGCGAATTCGAACAAAGGATGCTGAAAAGCCGTATAATACTGGGAGTCAAAGACCAACAACTACAAAGAAAACTCATAAGCGATAATCCAAGCTTCACGAAGGTCCTCGAGTGCTGTCGAACCCAGGAGATGTCAAAAGAGCGCTTTATGGAAATACGCAAAGAGAAGGTGCCTGACGGGGCAGAAGTAAACGGTTTAGCAACTTGCACATCCTGCGGGAATTGTGGCTACAAGGAGCATCGCTCAGGGAACTGCCCAGCACTCGGAAAACAATGCAGCAAGTGCGGACTTCGAAACCACTTCGCCAAGGTCTGCCGCGGACCGCCATGGAGGACCCGGAAGCCACAGAAGAGGAATCCCAGGAAAGGGAAGAAGCTGAACGAGGTTCGCGTAGAGACATCTCAGAGTGAGAGCGACGAAGACTACCTGCTCTGTCACGTGTCGGTTGGCAGTGTCCAAGCAGATGACCGTTGGACGACGGAGATAAGCATCGAGCAGGACAAGTTACGCTGCAAGATGGACACAGGAGCAAATTGCTCAGTGATCCCTTTGAGGCTGGTGAAGATGATCACGACGAAGCACGTCATGAAGAGCCGTGCAGCACTGAAGACTTTCTTCGGGTTCAGTAAGCGAGCTGTTGGAAAGGTTGTCCTTGAAGTGTCGACACCGCGCAAAAGGGTTCTCGAAGATTTCTTCGTTGTGGATGAAGACGTACAGACAACGCTTAGTGGAAGCCTTTGCGAAAGGCTTGGTCTTCTCAACCGAGTCGGATCCCTCGGCGCACAGACACAGAATAACGCTGCTCAGTTTGACCCGGCCAAAATGTTTGAAGATGTCTTTATTGGTCTGGGGAAACTCAGGGGAGTCAGGTATCGGATGAAGTTGCGACCCGGATCACAAGGCATAGTACGGCCGGCACGAAAGGTTCCGCTAGCACTCAGGGATAAAGTGAAAGCTGAACTCCAAAGGATGGAGGCTGATGGAGTCATTGAGAGGGTCAACGAGCCCACCGACTGGTCCAGCTACATGGTGGTCGTCTCCAAACCAGGAAAGCTGAGGATCTGCATGGATCCGGTCGACCTTAACAAAGCCCTACGGCGGGAGCACTATCCCATGAAAACTCTGGAGGAGGTGGCATCCAAGCTGGCGGGAGCAAAAATTTTCTCCACGCTGGACGCATCGTCGGGATTCTGGCAGATTCCTCTCGATGAGGACAGCTCGAGAATATGCACCATGAGCACACCATATGGGCGGTACCGTTTCACACGAATGCCTTTCGGGATTTGTACCGCGCCTGAAGTCTTCCAGAAGGCCATGAATGATGTACTGGAAGGCCTCCCTCATGTTCAAGTCGTGATGGATGATATCCTGGTGTGGGGTACCGACAAGGAAGACCACGACCAAAACTTGCAACGTCTGCTCCAAAGATGCAGAGAAGTCAACCTGAAGTTAAATCTGAAGAAATGTCAGTTTTCAAGAACTGAAGTTAAATACCTCGGACACATACTCACGACGGAAGGGTTGAAAGTCGACCCAAACCGGGTTGAAGACATCAGCGCCATCGCACCGCCAAAGAACGTACATGAGCTCCGAACGTTTTTAGGAATGATTACCTACGTTTCAAGCTTCATTCCGAGACTTTCTCACCACACATCAGAGCTCCGAGAGCTCCTTAAAAAAGGCAATGCATGGGTATGGACTGAAGTGCACCAAACTGCCTTCGAGCATTTAAAGGAAGCTCTCACCAAGACGCCAGTTCTGGCTTACTACCAGCCTGGAAAGCAAATCACTCTATCTGTAGACGCCAGCCAGTACGGCATGGGGGCCGTTGTGATGCAAGAAGGAAAACCCCTAGCCTATTCATCAAGATCCTTCACAGGGGCACAAGAAAAATATGCACAAATCGAAAAAGAAATGCTTGCGATTGTACATGGCTGCAAGAAATTTCACCACTACATATTCGGACAACACACAGTCGTGGTAGAAACTGATCATAAGCCGCTGCAGGCCATCTTCGCAAAATCTCTGCATGAGTGTCCTCAACGCCTACAGCGCATGAGACTTTGTTTGCAAGCCTACTCATTGGACGTAAGGTACAGACCTGGCAAAGAACAGCTTCTGCCAGACGGCCTGTCAAGATTTCCAACAACAGAAGTCATGGACGAAACGGACGAGATGCTTCAAGTAAACACCCTACAGGAACTTCCCATTGCAGAAAGGAGACTGCAACTCATAAGGGAAGctacaaaaacagatgaacagCTGCAGCTTCTTTCCAAGTACGCAAACTCTGGTTGGCCTGTACATCGAGGGCAGGTTCCCAGCCGGGCAGTCGAATTTTGGCCTCACAGAGAAGATATCCACATGGAAGATGGCATTGTTCTGCGCTCGGACAGGGTCGTCATTCCGTTTTCGATGAGGAAGTCTGTTCTCAAGCACCTGCACGCCGCGCACGTCGGTaaggaaaagatgaaaagaagaGCAAGATGCACCGTGTTTTGGCCAAAGTTGAACGATGCCATCGACAAAGTCTGCGACAACTGCGCCGAGTGTCAAGCAAACAAGCCGAGGAACAAGAAAATGCCAATGTTGTCTCATGAGATCCCGAGGTTGCCATGGGAGCGTGTTGGGCTGGACCTGTTCGCACACGGCCACAAGATGTACATAGTCATGGTTGATTTTTATTCATTCTACTTCGAGGTTCAGGAACTACAAACTGCAAACGCCCGCCAAATCAACAACTTCTGCATGAAAGTATTCGCCACCCATGGGCTGCCGGTAACTTTGGTGAGCGACAATGGTCCTCCGTTCAGCAGCTATGAGTTCAAGCAGTTCTTGGAACACCTCCAGATTCGTCATATTACAGCTAGCCCCTACCATCCGAGAAGTAACGGCATGGCGGAGCGTGCCGTGCAAGAGGCCAAGAAGCTTCTTCGTAGGACATCGACGGCTGAGGAGTTTTATTACGCACTCTTGGAGTGGCGTAACAGTCCACGCGACAGTGTCTTGAAGTCTCCGGTACAACGGCTGATGAGTCGCCAAACCCGAACCTTGGTACCCTGCGCTACGGAGCACTACAAGCCTGTTGTGGTTCCACCGGACACCGTGAGAGAAAGACTCAGCGAGATACGTCAACAGCAAAAGAAATTCTACGACCGAGGAACACGGCCGCTCCCTGAAGTGGAAAAGGGGTCAAGAGTGACCATCTACGACACGAATAAGAAAACGTGGTCTCCAGCCATCGTCGTAGGACATGCAACCAGCCCAAGATCATATGACGTTTCCACCCAAGATGGAGTTACCAGGACGAGGACCAGGGAGCATCTCAGAATGCAAGCACCCATGGATCATGTGGAGGCGGAAGACTCATCGGCTGGAGAAGTGCCAGCACCCCCACGCAGAACCACAAGGGCGAAGAAACAACCGAAACGCTACCCGGACTGA